In the Pseudobacteriovorax antillogorgiicola genome, one interval contains:
- a CDS encoding aminotransferase class I/II-fold pyridoxal phosphate-dependent enzyme: MKKNTMIQDTAKKTLHNVKIGKDVKIFDYVNAYGCSIGDESKVGAFVEVQKGATIGRRCKISSHSFICEGVTIEDDVFIGHNVNFINDKFPRATNSDGSVQCDKDWATLETIVKKGASIGTGSVILGGISIGKDSIVGAGSVVTRDVPDNTIVCGNPARSIRKIDTKVEVNEYSVPFFDLTRQYSDIQEVIEAKVIEVLRSQEYTGGQYHNLFCESLKKYLGVDNAVLCSSGTSALQVSMQSLGISSGDEVIVPSNTFIATAFAVSTVGAKVVFCDVNRQSLNMDWECLKDKITEKTKAVISVHMYGNTSDISDMSKKLKEKNIYLIEDCAQALGTRSNGSLVGTFGDVGCFSFYPSKNLGAVGEGGAIVTSSQEIANKCSIIVNQGSSVKNLHTSIGGNYRMQGIQAAVLGIKIKYLDKWIEKRRSVAKRYIENLKNGRIEVPIVSDENYHSFHLFPVLVDDRSRFTHFLTEKNVGYGTHYPVPCHLQDAYEHLGYCRGDLPVSEFIADHIVTLPMFPEMTDEEVTRVLEVVNEY; the protein is encoded by the coding sequence GTGAAGAAAAATACTATGATTCAAGATACTGCCAAAAAAACCCTTCACAATGTCAAAATTGGAAAAGATGTAAAAATATTCGACTATGTAAATGCTTATGGCTGTAGTATCGGCGACGAAAGTAAAGTGGGAGCCTTTGTAGAGGTTCAAAAGGGTGCTACGATTGGAAGAAGATGCAAAATATCTTCACATTCATTTATTTGTGAAGGAGTAACCATTGAAGATGACGTCTTTATTGGTCATAACGTCAATTTTATAAACGACAAATTTCCACGAGCGACAAATAGTGATGGTTCTGTCCAGTGTGATAAGGACTGGGCTACGCTTGAGACTATAGTGAAGAAGGGTGCTTCGATTGGAACTGGGTCAGTAATTCTCGGTGGAATATCTATTGGGAAAGACTCTATTGTTGGGGCAGGCTCAGTTGTTACAAGAGATGTGCCAGACAATACTATCGTATGTGGAAATCCTGCTAGGTCTATTCGAAAAATAGATACTAAAGTTGAAGTCAATGAATATTCGGTCCCATTTTTTGATCTTACTAGGCAGTATAGTGATATCCAAGAAGTTATCGAGGCGAAGGTTATAGAAGTGTTGAGGTCACAGGAGTATACTGGGGGGCAATATCATAATTTATTCTGTGAATCTTTGAAGAAGTATCTTGGTGTCGATAATGCTGTACTTTGCAGTAGTGGAACATCAGCGCTTCAAGTCAGTATGCAATCACTTGGAATCTCAAGTGGTGATGAGGTTATTGTTCCTTCTAATACTTTCATCGCTACAGCTTTTGCTGTTAGTACCGTTGGTGCAAAAGTAGTTTTTTGCGATGTAAATAGACAAAGTCTGAATATGGATTGGGAGTGTCTAAAGGATAAGATCACAGAAAAGACTAAAGCGGTGATATCAGTTCATATGTATGGAAACACGTCCGATATTAGCGATATGTCTAAGAAGCTCAAGGAAAAAAATATCTACTTAATTGAAGACTGCGCTCAAGCACTTGGAACCCGCTCTAATGGTTCTCTGGTTGGAACTTTTGGTGATGTAGGATGCTTTAGCTTTTATCCTAGCAAAAATCTTGGAGCAGTGGGTGAAGGTGGAGCTATTGTAACCTCGTCTCAAGAAATAGCAAACAAATGTTCAATTATCGTAAATCAAGGAAGTTCAGTAAAGAATTTGCATACCTCGATCGGTGGTAACTATCGAATGCAAGGAATTCAAGCAGCGGTTTTGGGTATAAAAATTAAGTATCTGGACAAATGGATAGAAAAGCGTAGGTCAGTTGCAAAGCGCTATATCGAGAACCTCAAAAATGGAAGGATAGAGGTACCAATAGTATCAGATGAAAACTATCATTCTTTTCATCTATTTCCAGTGTTGGTCGACGATCGATCTAGATTCACCCACTTTTTAACGGAAAAAAATGTGGGTTACGGAACCCACTATCCGGTGCCTTGTCATCTTCAAGATGCCTATGAACATCTAGGCTATTGTCGTGGAGATCTACCCGTATCAGAGTTTATAGCAGATCATATCGTAACACTCCCAATGTTCCCAGAAATGACAGATGAAGAAGTTACAAGGGTTTTAGAGGTTGTGAATGAGTATTGA
- a CDS encoding DegT/DnrJ/EryC1/StrS family aminotransferase produces the protein MSIDETSELFNHIPLARPFMDQKEIEGVVKVIESGWLCQGPVTEDFERRISEFCGGGFVATTNSCTTAIHLALKNIGVEFGDEVVIPNLTCMANANAVLMSGAKPVFADVNPNTFNIEVSHIDRVITSKTKAIVCVDQIGLACDLDSLKDFANSKGIFLIEDAATSLGGKYKGRYLGNHGIPATFSFHPRKMIATGEGGAIISNDEDFINRCKVQRSTGASISDLERHKNRGALLQKYYTSGYNYRFTDLQAAIGIRQLERLPYFLSERKKIAANYDSHFSNHPNLCIPFVPEEVDHSYSSYMLKIVDSNVTPELVIKKMKDKNISCRFGIQPLHQEPFFSDYRLRNDDYPNTVSVAKSSFFLPIFPGLTLEEQNYIVESVGEIFK, from the coding sequence ATGAGTATTGATGAGACGAGTGAGCTTTTTAATCACATACCTTTAGCAAGGCCATTTATGGACCAAAAGGAGATTGAGGGAGTAGTTAAGGTAATTGAAAGCGGCTGGCTTTGTCAGGGGCCAGTGACAGAAGACTTTGAAAGGCGAATAAGCGAGTTCTGTGGAGGAGGTTTTGTAGCTACGACTAACTCATGTACTACCGCTATACACCTTGCACTAAAAAACATCGGTGTAGAATTTGGAGATGAAGTTGTAATTCCTAACTTGACATGCATGGCTAATGCAAATGCAGTTCTCATGTCAGGTGCAAAACCAGTTTTCGCGGACGTTAACCCAAATACATTTAACATTGAAGTAAGTCATATTGATAGAGTTATAACATCGAAAACAAAGGCTATAGTCTGTGTTGATCAGATAGGGCTGGCCTGTGATCTAGATTCGCTAAAGGACTTTGCGAATTCCAAGGGTATTTTTTTGATTGAAGATGCAGCGACTTCGTTAGGGGGGAAGTATAAGGGAAGATACCTCGGGAACCATGGGATACCGGCTACGTTCAGCTTTCACCCGAGGAAGATGATTGCAACAGGTGAAGGTGGTGCAATTATCAGCAATGACGAAGACTTTATTAACCGGTGTAAAGTTCAAAGGTCTACCGGTGCATCGATTTCGGATCTAGAGAGGCATAAAAATAGAGGGGCTCTACTCCAAAAATACTATACGTCAGGTTACAACTATCGGTTTACAGATCTACAGGCTGCAATTGGGATCAGGCAACTAGAGAGGCTTCCATATTTCTTGTCAGAAAGAAAAAAAATAGCAGCGAACTATGATAGCCATTTTTCGAATCATCCCAATCTTTGTATTCCTTTTGTTCCTGAAGAAGTTGATCATTCATACTCTTCTTACATGCTCAAAATTGTCGACAGTAATGTAACGCCCGAATTAGTTATAAAGAAGATGAAAGACAAAAACATATCCTGTAGGTTCGGTATCCAACCGTTACATCAAGAGCCGTTTTTTTCAGATTACAGACTGCGAAATGATGACTACCCTAATACAGTTTCTGTAGCGAAGTCTTCATTCTTTCTTCCTATCTTTCCAGGACTAACTTTAGAAGAACAAAACTATATTGTCGAGTCTGTCGGGGAGATTTTTAAATAA
- a CDS encoding protoporphyrinogen/coproporphyrinogen oxidase gives MSRMQWVVVGGGFRGMSAAYLFSKSGKSVTVVDKGTSIGGVLSSIPWNGLFLDKGCHLFDNDSDEMTDHLFELGGNEFDPVNVVYGSWYRGRLSKGIAIPDLRFNEDTSGTILIDILRSFESLCDDSNSLEDKVLERYGRTVADYFYPMIRKIYLEEASNISSAMLEATLFNRVYFLDDSSAKILKESKLLDEKIAASSFDDPLRYYREYCNRYQFRSFYPRKNNMRGFCDSVENTLRANGVNIQSNMLVNRIERKNSRYRVFLSSGTELVCDGIYWAGSYDELENHLGVDVGISQSITGVPMVLYYFLVAPEQLSRYSYIHNFDSDFKIFRVSSPSNYKPTNGEKFCDRAYVCCEVPINSKSTLFTNPEASTDDIWTELKKMGFIRYGSYLDKVAFSVPKSYSYLRRDFSPKWQELSGVISKKTNFYAANPIHFTKLQILRDLKLLISDGRSLNYERSPNHRPNLGKEV, from the coding sequence ATGAGTAGGATGCAATGGGTTGTTGTTGGAGGAGGCTTTCGTGGTATGTCCGCTGCATACCTCTTTAGCAAATCAGGGAAAAGTGTCACTGTAGTAGATAAAGGGACTTCTATTGGTGGAGTACTGTCCTCGATACCATGGAACGGGTTATTCTTAGATAAGGGTTGTCATTTGTTTGATAACGACTCGGATGAGATGACGGATCATCTCTTTGAGCTTGGCGGTAATGAGTTCGACCCTGTGAACGTTGTATACGGTTCTTGGTATCGAGGAAGACTGAGCAAAGGTATTGCTATTCCAGACCTTAGATTCAATGAAGATACCAGTGGTACAATCCTTATTGACATACTGCGTTCATTCGAATCTTTGTGCGACGACTCGAATTCATTGGAAGATAAAGTTCTAGAGCGATATGGCAGAACGGTAGCTGATTATTTTTACCCTATGATAAGGAAAATATACCTGGAGGAAGCTAGCAATATATCATCCGCAATGCTTGAGGCTACATTGTTCAATAGAGTCTACTTCTTAGATGATTCTAGTGCAAAAATTCTCAAAGAATCTAAGTTACTAGATGAAAAAATAGCGGCTTCTTCATTTGACGATCCTCTGAGGTACTATCGTGAATACTGTAATCGATATCAATTTCGAAGTTTCTATCCGAGAAAAAACAACATGAGAGGTTTTTGCGATAGCGTAGAAAACACTCTTAGGGCAAATGGCGTCAATATACAATCAAATATGCTTGTCAATAGAATTGAACGAAAGAATAGTAGATACAGGGTATTCCTATCAAGTGGTACAGAACTTGTTTGTGACGGAATCTATTGGGCTGGCTCTTATGATGAATTAGAAAATCATCTTGGTGTTGATGTAGGCATATCACAATCAATAACTGGAGTGCCTATGGTGCTATACTATTTTCTTGTCGCTCCAGAACAACTTTCGCGATATAGCTACATTCATAACTTTGATTCTGATTTCAAAATATTTAGAGTCTCCTCACCGTCGAACTATAAACCTACTAATGGTGAAAAATTCTGTGATAGAGCATATGTTTGTTGCGAGGTCCCAATCAATTCAAAGTCTACGCTATTTACAAATCCAGAAGCTTCTACCGACGACATATGGACCGAGCTTAAAAAAATGGGGTTTATTAGATACGGGAGCTACCTTGATAAGGTAGCATTTAGTGTTCCAAAATCTTATTCGTATTTGCGAAGAGATTTTAGTCCTAAATGGCAAGAATTATCTGGTGTTATCTCCAAAAAAACCAATTTCTATGCCGCAAATCCTATACATTTCACTAAACTGCAGATACTTAGAGATTTAAAACTGTTGATTTCGGACGGAAGGAGTTTGAATTATGAAAGAAGTCCTAACCACAGACCCAATCTGGGAAAAGAAGTATAG
- a CDS encoding Gfo/Idh/MocA family protein has translation MIRVAVVGFGYWGPNLVRNAIANDDLELVVVADIDKDKLSRCNRLYPSVPTSIDIEEVITEKSIDAIIIATPVHTHFNLCKLSLEAGKHVLVEKPFASSSIECLELVTLAEAKNLTIMVDHTFLYSPAVQVIKEKIQSGEIGKLTYFDSTRINLGLFQNDVNVIWDLAPHDLSILFAITQKIPCRVLANGKSHEGEQENIAYMTLQYDDDFIAHFHFSWISPVKVRRTFIGGNQKMIVYDDVEPTEKVKIYDSNYKVLESKEQQKEKLYEYRIGDIHVPKIRNSEPLAAVMRDFSHSIRNRSEPVSNSKIGLNVIKVIEAAQVSIELGGAAVEVDLL, from the coding sequence GTGATTCGAGTCGCTGTTGTAGGTTTCGGCTATTGGGGACCTAACCTGGTCAGAAATGCCATCGCGAACGACGACCTAGAGCTTGTTGTTGTTGCCGACATAGATAAAGATAAGCTATCTAGATGCAATAGACTCTATCCCAGTGTGCCAACCTCAATAGATATTGAAGAAGTGATAACAGAAAAATCTATTGATGCAATTATTATTGCTACTCCAGTGCACACTCATTTCAATCTTTGTAAGCTTTCATTGGAAGCAGGGAAGCATGTATTGGTCGAGAAGCCCTTTGCATCTAGCAGTATTGAGTGTTTGGAACTAGTTACCCTTGCAGAGGCAAAAAATCTTACCATTATGGTAGATCATACCTTTCTATATTCCCCTGCTGTCCAAGTAATAAAGGAAAAGATTCAGTCTGGAGAAATTGGTAAATTAACCTACTTTGATTCTACACGAATCAACCTTGGCCTTTTCCAAAATGATGTTAATGTCATCTGGGATCTAGCTCCTCATGATCTATCGATTCTATTTGCTATTACGCAGAAAATACCTTGTCGAGTCTTAGCAAATGGAAAGTCACATGAAGGTGAGCAAGAAAATATAGCATATATGACCTTGCAGTATGATGATGACTTCATTGCACATTTTCATTTTTCATGGATATCACCTGTGAAGGTACGAAGAACATTCATAGGTGGTAATCAGAAGATGATAGTTTACGACGATGTAGAACCAACTGAAAAAGTCAAAATTTACGATTCAAACTATAAGGTCTTAGAATCGAAAGAACAGCAAAAAGAGAAGCTCTATGAATATAGGATCGGAGATATTCATGTCCCAAAAATTAGAAACTCAGAACCCCTCGCTGCTGTGATGAGAGATTTTTCACACTCAATCAGGAATAGGTCGGAACCGGTGTCGAATAGTAAGATTGGTCTTAATGTTATAAAGGTAATAGAAGCTGCTCAAGTATCGATAGAATTGGGTGGTGCTGCAGTAGAGGTGGACTTATTGTGA
- a CDS encoding glycosyltransferase family 2 protein — translation MDKCKWSLSLVIPIYNEATTASKNIQIYLDSLHRNFQHFELIVVDDGSDDGTSKILEEFKNLESFTLLKNYANFNVGIALQRGFGASSCHYVCHTGIDMPVSVEDIRRKIEEHSGSDVIVLERSSYPGATRWRRFISGINRSMIKLLFPSLSSGISDFNFTQIYRHKIIKCIWPKSKSPSFTTPEMIMNAKLNGLVVSAIPCAYSRREEGKGSLGRFFDITWALYDMACFRMTTLASKRRKLTLEECHRGGA, via the coding sequence ATGGATAAATGTAAGTGGAGCTTGTCACTAGTTATACCAATCTACAATGAAGCAACGACAGCCAGTAAAAATATTCAGATTTATCTCGACTCATTGCATAGAAACTTTCAACATTTCGAATTGATTGTGGTAGACGATGGGTCTGATGATGGTACATCAAAAATATTAGAGGAGTTTAAGAATCTAGAGTCTTTCACATTACTCAAGAACTATGCAAACTTTAATGTTGGTATAGCACTTCAGAGAGGATTCGGAGCAAGTTCCTGCCACTATGTTTGTCACACGGGGATTGATATGCCGGTATCGGTTGAAGACATCAGAAGAAAGATTGAAGAACACTCGGGATCAGATGTCATTGTATTGGAGAGGTCGTCCTATCCAGGGGCTACAAGGTGGAGAAGGTTCATTTCTGGTATAAATCGAAGTATGATTAAGCTGCTCTTCCCATCTTTATCTTCTGGAATTTCAGATTTTAACTTCACTCAAATTTATCGGCATAAGATAATAAAATGTATTTGGCCAAAATCAAAGAGTCCGTCATTTACAACTCCTGAGATGATTATGAATGCGAAGCTTAATGGTCTGGTTGTTAGTGCTATCCCCTGTGCATACTCTCGTCGAGAAGAAGGTAAAGGTTCGTTGGGAAGGTTTTTCGATATAACATGGGCACTATATGATATGGCTTGTTTTCGGATGACGACATTAGCAAGCAAACGTAGGAAGTTGACTTTAGAAGAATGTCATCGAGGGGGTGCATAG
- a CDS encoding DUF4910 domain-containing protein, whose translation MHEKITFGYVMIGNDIYELAKALWDVPRSITGDGVRRTLSTIKELCPELTTYEVPSGQKVFDWEVPLEWNIKDAYVEDPDGNRIVDFKQNNLHVMGYSTPIDTFVSLEELLLHTYTQEDRVNAIPYVTSYYEPKWGFCMSEVLKRSLKRGKYRVYIDASLEPGFLTYGEILLEGEEKEEVLISTYICHPSLGNNELSGPCLTAFLSRWLSNNVNRRYTYRIVFLPETIGSIAYLSRNVHHLKKYVIAGFNVTCVGDENAYSFLPSRLGNTYADKVAKNTLDHLVKEYRSYSYLDRGSDERQYCSPGVDLPVVSIMRSKYGEYPEYHTSDDNLEFITPKGLEGAFNAISSAIYTIENDHYPKYRVLCEPQLGKRGLYPNTGQKGKYSKAELLTHILAYSDGKHSILDISDILNVSFREVYENCQTLLESDLIEYLSLLPPVQRGKKYE comes from the coding sequence TTGCACGAAAAGATAACGTTTGGGTATGTAATGATAGGCAACGATATATACGAATTAGCGAAAGCGCTTTGGGATGTGCCGAGGAGTATCACTGGAGATGGGGTCCGAAGGACGTTAAGTACAATCAAAGAGCTGTGCCCTGAACTAACAACCTATGAAGTACCATCAGGTCAAAAGGTATTTGATTGGGAAGTTCCGTTGGAGTGGAATATCAAAGATGCATATGTCGAGGACCCAGATGGGAATAGGATTGTTGATTTCAAACAAAACAACCTACATGTCATGGGATATTCCACACCTATAGATACATTCGTCAGTCTTGAAGAGCTTTTGCTACATACGTACACTCAGGAAGATCGGGTAAATGCTATTCCTTACGTCACTTCGTATTATGAACCTAAATGGGGCTTCTGCATGTCCGAGGTATTGAAAAGATCTCTAAAACGTGGGAAATATCGTGTATATATTGATGCCAGTCTAGAGCCTGGTTTCCTAACTTACGGTGAGATTCTCCTAGAAGGTGAAGAAAAAGAAGAAGTGTTAATATCGACTTATATCTGTCATCCTTCACTTGGGAATAACGAGTTGTCGGGTCCTTGCCTGACAGCCTTTCTGAGTAGGTGGCTATCAAATAATGTGAATAGAAGATATACATATAGAATCGTATTCCTACCGGAAACAATCGGTTCGATTGCGTATTTATCAAGAAATGTTCATCATTTGAAAAAATATGTAATCGCCGGGTTCAATGTAACGTGTGTTGGGGATGAAAACGCCTATTCCTTTTTACCCAGTAGATTGGGCAATACCTATGCAGACAAAGTCGCAAAAAATACACTAGATCATCTTGTTAAGGAGTATAGGTCGTATAGTTATCTGGATCGGGGAAGTGACGAAAGACAGTACTGCAGTCCAGGTGTCGATCTGCCTGTCGTCTCGATTATGAGATCGAAGTATGGTGAGTATCCCGAGTATCATACTTCAGATGATAATTTGGAATTTATCACACCAAAAGGTTTAGAAGGTGCCTTCAATGCAATTAGTAGCGCAATTTATACAATTGAGAACGATCATTATCCGAAGTACCGAGTCCTATGTGAGCCTCAGCTTGGTAAGAGAGGTTTGTACCCGAATACAGGACAGAAAGGTAAGTACTCAAAAGCTGAACTATTGACTCATATTCTAGCCTACTCCGATGGAAAACACTCAATTCTTGACATATCTGACATCCTAAATGTTTCGTTTAGAGAGGTTTATGAAAATTGTCAAACTCTACTAGAATCTGATTTGATCGAGTACTTAAGCTTACTTCCTCCTGTTCAGAGAGGCAAAAAATATGAGTAG
- a CDS encoding GNAT family N-acetyltransferase translates to MRLDHAPLDDQWDRLVDNSPNGSIFCKSFYLRSLSTKVGTYYCFKNREIYGLVVVPESDCAKTSKDNEFLIYSGILFRKPSPNQNQSQIYSERLEVAAFVASELDRRYLKVILRLHPSVDDLRAFLWHNYECGRQYKLDLRYTTYLDISKLRDEGELSFQSNFSSSRRQEIRKFNRSNLTLDMTPSLDIFSSLFKKTFARQGVDIDPRSISEMVAIVTSLLEMGSCKVFNIYDERENIVSSAIFGLDSKMAYYLYGASDPEFRSTSCGTAVIWSAIKYFSEMGLNTIDLEGVNSPRRGWFKLSFGGVLRPYFEISL, encoded by the coding sequence ATGCGTCTTGATCATGCACCATTGGATGATCAATGGGATAGGTTAGTAGATAATTCTCCTAATGGTTCTATATTTTGTAAAAGCTTCTATCTTCGATCATTGTCGACCAAAGTAGGGACGTACTATTGCTTTAAGAATCGAGAGATTTATGGCCTGGTTGTAGTTCCAGAGTCAGACTGCGCTAAAACTTCAAAAGACAACGAATTCCTAATATACAGTGGTATTCTATTTCGAAAGCCAAGCCCTAATCAAAATCAATCACAAATCTATTCTGAGCGGCTAGAGGTAGCGGCATTCGTAGCATCCGAACTAGATCGACGATATCTCAAAGTTATTTTGAGATTGCACCCATCAGTAGATGATTTAAGGGCGTTTCTTTGGCATAACTACGAGTGTGGGCGACAGTACAAGTTAGACCTGAGATACACAACGTATCTTGATATTTCAAAACTTAGAGACGAGGGAGAACTATCGTTTCAATCAAACTTTTCTTCGTCAAGGCGACAGGAGATTAGAAAATTTAATAGAAGTAACTTAACTTTGGATATGACGCCATCATTAGATATATTCTCGTCACTTTTCAAAAAGACATTTGCTCGTCAGGGGGTGGATATAGACCCCCGATCGATATCAGAAATGGTTGCAATAGTCACCTCTCTCCTAGAGATGGGCTCCTGCAAAGTTTTCAATATATATGATGAACGGGAAAATATTGTATCTTCAGCAATCTTTGGCTTAGATTCTAAAATGGCATACTATCTGTATGGTGCAAGTGATCCAGAATTCAGGTCAACAAGTTGCGGAACAGCTGTAATATGGAGTGCTATAAAGTATTTTTCTGAAATGGGACTTAATACTATTGACTTGGAAGGAGTTAATAGTCCGCGGAGGGGATGGTTCAAATTATCTTTTGGGGGTGTACTACGCCCGTACTTTGAGATAAGCCTGTGA
- a CDS encoding class I SAM-dependent methyltransferase, protein MEWGCGGGWNLKPFKDDCWNVYGVDPDKKYVDYGRKEFGVEIISLSEYNSSFKNSIGRFDLIVLNHVLEHIANPFKLLESLDLHLKETGLLYISMPFLENIRNWGYSRFFHIAHFHYPSIIQFQDDLIARGYSIVNRNDEVGYIIARKSSRPIPPKTNRKNYFVANLKILILANLDEKILRIGRGIGIKYPSLKVLLRPGYRIYNRLKKSGL, encoded by the coding sequence TTGGAGTGGGGGTGCGGTGGAGGATGGAATCTGAAACCGTTTAAGGACGATTGTTGGAATGTATATGGTGTAGATCCGGATAAGAAATATGTTGACTATGGGCGTAAAGAATTTGGTGTCGAGATCATTTCCCTCTCTGAGTACAATAGCTCTTTTAAAAATAGTATAGGTCGATTCGACCTGATAGTCCTTAATCATGTATTAGAGCATATTGCTAACCCGTTCAAGTTGCTAGAGTCACTAGATCTTCATTTGAAAGAAACTGGTTTATTGTACATCTCGATGCCATTTTTAGAAAATATACGTAATTGGGGATACTCTAGATTTTTTCATATTGCTCATTTTCATTATCCTTCAATTATTCAATTTCAAGATGATCTCATAGCTAGAGGGTACTCTATTGTTAATCGAAATGACGAAGTGGGCTACATAATAGCTAGAAAAAGTAGTCGCCCCATACCGCCTAAGACGAACAGAAAAAACTACTTTGTTGCTAATCTGAAAATCTTGATTTTAGCGAACCTTGATGAGAAAATTCTTAGAATAGGACGAGGAATTGGAATTAAGTATCCATCTTTAAAAGTGCTCCTGCGACCAGGATACCGAATCTACAATAGGCTTAAAAAAAGCGGCCTATAG
- a CDS encoding class I SAM-dependent methyltransferase: MKEVLTTDPIWEKKYSSNSDINRYPWDIVVSQIFRSCSTMDARRNFSILEVGCGTGNNLWFASREGFTVTGIDSSQSAISYAKSRFEREGLEGDFVVGDVTKLPFGDSCFDMVIDRAALTCLGRTAFAISLSEIHRVLVNKGKFLFNPYSDRHSSKKYGERFHDGLTKGINAGGVAGAGQIRFYSIGDIEDAFEAHWEITKIEHRENIDMTHPEYLVHSEWVVEATKVMR; the protein is encoded by the coding sequence ATGAAAGAAGTCCTAACCACAGACCCAATCTGGGAAAAGAAGTATAGCTCTAACTCCGATATCAATCGATATCCGTGGGATATTGTCGTTTCTCAGATATTTAGAAGCTGCTCAACAATGGATGCTCGTAGAAATTTTTCAATTCTAGAAGTAGGGTGTGGCACCGGAAATAACCTATGGTTTGCGAGTCGAGAAGGCTTTACGGTCACGGGAATAGATTCAAGTCAATCGGCAATATCATATGCAAAGTCTCGTTTTGAAAGAGAAGGTCTTGAGGGTGATTTTGTGGTTGGAGATGTTACGAAGTTGCCATTTGGAGATTCCTGCTTTGATATGGTTATAGATCGGGCTGCTTTAACCTGTTTAGGTAGAACAGCATTTGCTATCTCACTTAGCGAAATTCATCGCGTTCTAGTGAATAAGGGAAAATTTTTATTCAATCCGTACAGTGATCGCCATAGTAGCAAGAAGTATGGTGAGCGATTCCACGACGGATTAACCAAGGGTATTAATGCAGGTGGAGTAGCTGGGGCAGGACAAATCAGATTCTACAGCATAGGCGATATTGAAGATGCTTTCGAAGCCCATTGGGAAATAACTAAGATAGAACATCGAGAAAATATTGACATGACACACCCAGAGTATCTAGTTCACTCTGAGTGGGTAGTCGAAGCTACAAAAGTAATGAGGTAG
- a CDS encoding NAD-dependent epimerase/dehydratase family protein, translating into MHEQCIENSTILVTGGAGFVGSHLVDQLLNHNPKRIIVLDNLVRGSKINLADALISPKVELIVGDIRDSVLLKECVDASDYVFHMAALRINACHKDPNAGFEVMVQACHKLIDMVANSNVKKIVYSSSASIYGDAESFPTSETCHPYSNRTYYGAAKLFGEQVLRTYHYTHRLNYIGLRYFNIYGPRMDTEGVYTEVLIKWLKCIKERLVPEIHGDGKTSMDFVFVQDVVQANIKALLSHTTDEIYNVATEVETDLSSLLTTLLKVNNCSISPKYVNVVKANPVSRRLASIDKISKDLSYIPEYSLDKGLELLSKWYMENR; encoded by the coding sequence TTGCATGAGCAATGTATAGAGAATAGTACTATTTTAGTAACAGGTGGAGCTGGCTTTGTCGGTTCGCATCTAGTTGATCAGCTTCTTAATCACAATCCGAAAAGGATTATTGTACTTGATAACCTGGTACGTGGTTCGAAAATCAACTTGGCTGATGCATTAATATCACCTAAAGTAGAGCTTATTGTAGGTGATATTAGAGATTCCGTTTTGTTGAAGGAATGTGTAGATGCTTCCGATTACGTTTTTCACATGGCAGCCCTAAGAATCAATGCATGCCATAAAGATCCTAACGCTGGTTTTGAAGTTATGGTTCAAGCCTGTCACAAACTGATAGATATGGTTGCTAACTCTAATGTCAAGAAAATTGTTTACTCGTCATCGGCTTCTATCTATGGTGATGCAGAAAGTTTCCCAACATCAGAAACATGTCATCCATATAGTAACCGTACTTATTATGGTGCAGCAAAACTATTCGGTGAGCAGGTGTTAAGAACCTATCACTACACACATAGATTGAACTATATAGGATTGAGATACTTCAATATATATGGTCCTCGAATGGATACCGAAGGAGTCTATACTGAAGTACTAATTAAGTGGTTAAAGTGTATTAAAGAAAGACTCGTTCCTGAGATCCATGGCGATGGAAAGACGAGTATGGACTTTGTATTTGTACAAGATGTAGTACAAGCAAATATCAAGGCATTACTATCACATACGACCGATGAGATATACAATGTAGCAACAGAAGTAGAGACAGATTTATCAAGTTTGCTGACTACACTATTGAAAGTAAATAATTGCAGTATTAGTCCAAAGTATGTCAACGTCGTTAAGGCAAACCCTGTGAGTAGGCGGTTGGCATCCATTGATAAAATTTCTAAAGATTTGTCCTATATCCCTGAATATTCCTTAGATAAAGGTTTAGAATTGCTATCTAAATGGTATATGGAGAACCGATGA